The Vicugna pacos chromosome 5, VicPac4, whole genome shotgun sequence genome includes the window TGctaaggggcagagccaggaccaaACGAGGCTGCCTGGGCGCAgagccctcctgcctctccacaCGGGGCCGGGATCGCAGACCCAGCAGTGAACGGCGGTGGGCCGGGCGCTGGCAGAGTTCCTGAGGCCCGGGCTCcagcagggaagggggtgggtgcTGTGCCCCTGGGGACCTGCCACCTCAGCCACTCAGTCAAGAATGGGGTCACTCAGGCCTGCAAAGTCAAGTTTGCTTAGATTCAGGTCAGGTGCTTGTTTGGGACAGTGGGACGTACTGGTTGACTTTCAGCTTTAGGAGACACTTGGCTCGCTCAGTGTGGTCTTAGCATGTTTAATTGAAAGGTCTGTTGGTCTTCTGTCCAGCGACTGGGTTTTCCATGAGCACTGGCAGCTGGGCGTGGGGTAGGGTGGAGTCCTTTGCACAGCAGCACGGTCCCActctggtctgggtgcttgaaaGCACACTTGATGCCCGTCTCTCACGGCCTCCTTTTGCCTCCCCCCGCACGTGGCAGGTCTTCCCTCCAGGACAGCCGAGCTGGCTCGAGCGGACGTACCGTGGCTCCTTCACCTGTCGAGTTTGGCAGTTTGGACACTGGGTGGAGGTGACCATAGATGACCGTCTGCCTTGTCTTGCAGGGAGACTCTGCTTCTCCCGGTGCCAGAGAGAGGATGTGTTCTGGCTTCCCTTACTGGAGAAGGTCTACGCCAAGTACGAGCGCCAGGGGCCTGGAGGGCCGGGCGGGGTGGGCTCGGGACCCCGGGAGGCACGTCCGCTCCCCCTGGGCTGCCGCACCCTGGTCAGCACCAAGGGTCTGGCGGCCAGTGCTGGGGTGGGGCCAAGCAGTCCAGCAGCAAAACTCTGAGACTTGGCCTGTGGTTTGCCCTCCCCGCTGCccactcctctccctgccctcgtTCAGAGTCGGGCGTGAAGTCCAGAGAGAGGGTGtgtgttttctcctttctctttccttaaaCCTGAGCAAGAAAAATGTCTCCACCATTTGTTTGCCACCGCTGAGGACAGGCGGCCTCTCTGCCAGTTGCTGGGGAGGAATGAGGCCACTGAGGTGTCAGTGCTTGTTTGTCATGGCCCCGAGTGAGACCAGGGCCCTCACCTGAGTCTGAACTGAAGAACTTCTCTCAGGACGCACTTACCGTCCTGCTGAAAGAGGCTGGACTGCTAGGCAGGCCTTCgggcagagaaactgaaaaagtGAGGGGCCTGCTGGCAGCATCCGTGTGAGTGAGCCCACCGTCCCACACTGCTGTCCGGGCCGTGGGCTTGGTCGTGGGAGCCAGAGGAGTGGGCGGAGGCAGCGGGGTGTACGGGACCCTGTGCATCACCCACTGGGGGCGAGATTGTGTCTGGACTTGGTGAGGACAAGGTGGGAGtgaagggggaggaaggagaagcGATTGAAGTAGGTCAGAAGATGGACCGCGGGGGACAGAAGAGGGTCTGGGGGCCCAGGGCCTTCGCCTCACCCGCTCCTGGCTGTCTCCCTAGGGTCCATGGCTCCTATGAGCACCTGTGGGCAGGGCAGGTGGCGGATGCCCTGGTGGACCTAACGGGTGGCCTGGCAGAAAGGTGGAACCTGAAGGACTTGGCGAGAACTAGTGGCCATCAGGACAGGCCCGGGGCCACGGAGTGCCGGACCTGCCGGCAGCTGCTTGGCCTGAAGGACCGCTGTCTGCTAAGCTGCTCGGTGCTCAGCCCCAGAACAGGTGAGGCGGGAGGCCGGTGGCGGTGGGCCTGCGCACCCGCACCCCTCGCCGCCTCCCGCCAGCACACGGGCGTGTGTTACGGTGGTCCTTCCGGGACTCAGTAGAGAATAGGACCCTGTCCTTCGGAGCTGGCGTCTGGGGGTGTGACCATCTCTCCCTGACTGCCCTTCTCCAGAAGGAAGTGTCCCTTTTCTCTTGGCCAGGACTTCCCACTGGGGCGAGGCAGGAGCCCATCTCGGGGTCCCTGGGAGGCAGGTCGCGGGACATCTCCGGCCCGGCTGGTGACCTGGCAGAGGGAGCGCTCGGATCCACTTAGTAACACGTGTGCTCATCGAGCAGCGTGTGCTGAGGAGAGAAGTCACCCAGACTCGACTGCTTCGGGCTTGAGCGCCCTTTCTCAGTGCTTCTCATGAGCACTCGTGTGCTTGATGTTCTGTGTTTACCCCCTTCCTCCACTGCTGTGTAGACGTGGCCGGCACCACGTTTCCTGCGTGTCTGCCTGGTTTTCCTCGCTCCCTCCTCGGTGCCGGGGTTTTAGGGTCTTCCCAGCTTTATGCTGTTGGAAGTAACACTGCGGTGAACGTCTTTGGGCAGAACTGTTTTCCTGTTTAAGATTATTTTCATGATCAGGTTTTTGACCAAAGAACATGAACCTGAAGATAAACTGCCACATGCTGACCGTCACACTGCCTGGTGTGTGCGGGCTGGCACAGCCCTGGTCTGGGTTCCCCGCAGGCAGAGCTCAGGATGGCGTTGGGGAGCACCCTGGGGGTGAGGGGCTGAGGCTCTGACACAGGTGGGGGCTGGCCTGTTTGGCATCAGCTGTCCAGGCTGGGGTAGGGCTAATTCTTGGCACTTCAGGCTCTGGGGGAACCCCTAGGCAGAGATGGAGGTCAGCTGGAGCCCCTCGAAGAGGCAAGGGGCTGGGGACATGGGTGGGACACCCAGAGTGGTGGCTGCAGTGCCTTCCTGAGTAAACCTTTGAAGACATTCCAGGAGTTTCTTGTCTTCTGTCTGGACCACCACCCCAGCTTCCAGGTGGGGCAGCGTCCTCTGCTTGGTGTCTCCACTTCTATGCCCGTTTGTCCCAAGGTCTTTGGCCAGGTGGAGCCCTTTTACACTTCTGGGCCCCTGGGCCTCCCGCTGGTTTCAGGTCAATCCCTGATGTCCCTGGTCTCCCTAGCGGGCCTCCCCGAGAGGAGGTTTCTCTTCTCTCTGGCGTCATTGGCCCACCAGTGACAGTGATGATAGCAGCCTGTGTGAGAACCACCCCCATCCACCAGGCGAGGACCGAGGCCCACAGAAGGAATAGTTGCCGGGACTGGTGGCAACCAAGCCAAAGTCCAGACCCAGGCCCCTGGCTGTGGCTGTACACTTGGTAAGGCCGCTCCCACGCGGGCCTGTCCACAACTGGTCAAGAGAGGAGCCCCTGGTGGCCCTTGGAGATCCAGGGGTCTGTGCGGCCATGGCTGGGTGGGCTGGAGCGGCCCGGGCAAGGAGACAGAGCTGTGTGTCTGCTCACCGTGGGGCCTTCCGGGCCATGACGAGCCGTTCCCACCCAGGTTCCGGGGCGCTGGGGTCATTCCACGCTTTCATTGTCTCTGATCTGCGAGAGCTGCGGGGTCAGGCTGGCCAGAGCATCCTGCTGCTGCGGATCCAGAACCCTTGGGGTCGGCGGTGttggcaggggccctggagagaggGGTGAGTGTGGGCGCCGTGGGTCACCGTGCTGCTGTTGGGAAGGGGCGTGGGGCCCAGGGCAGCCAGGAGCCGTACTGACCGTGTGTGTGCCTGCTGCCTGTGGCTTGGTCCACAGTCAGAACAGCATTTGGTTGGTCTCCGCGCGGCCCACTGGGCACCTGTTCCTGGGCCCCCACGCTCACAAGGCTGGCCTAGTGCCGGGCACTGGGACTCAGGCCGTGCTGGGGCCTGAGCCTGTCTTGAGGGCACCCACAGAACGGTGGCTGCCCCGCCGGGCTGCAGGTGACAGGCCTGCAGCAGTGTCCCAGCTCAGCTTTGAGTCCTGGCCTGGGACGGCTCCCCcccggggcctggggctgggggcaggaccgggctgctccctccccagccgGGGCTTTACCTGGGGTGCGGCAGCTCCACCTGGAGCGACGAGGCCAGCGTGCCCCTCGCACCTACCCGGCCTGGTGAGGGccctgagagaggggagggggcccgAGGCGGCTGGCAGTCCTGCCGCAGGGCCCCTGTGGTCCCCACTGCCCCGCTCCTCGGCGCCAGCTGCCGGCCGCTCTGGGGCGAGAAGCCCCGCTGAAGAGAGGTTCCTTCCAGGGGCGAAGGGTGGAGCCAGGTGGACGCAGCTGACAGGTCCGAGTTGCTGTCCCAGCTCCAGGAAGGGGAGttctgggtggaggaggaggagttcctGCGGGAGTTTGACGAGGTCACCATCGGCTACCCAGTCACAGAGGCCGGCCACCTGCAGAGCCTCTACTCAGGTGAGGGAGGGCCCTCGTGGGGGCGCAGCGGCCCCGATGGGCTCTGCCTGCTACAGTCGGAGGGCAGGGCCCACGCCCTGTCCCCCTGTGGGGGTGCCGGGGCACGGCTCTGGCCCCACTGGCTTCCTTTCAGGGCGGAGAGATGGTTCTTTTCCCTCCCGTCCGGGTGGAGAGGTAGCCGGGTGCGGGGCTCTTGGTGGTGCTGGCTTCCTGGTGCTGTAGTGGGGTGAGGGCGAGACGGCTGTCCCCGCAGCTGACACGTGTGCTCCTGCCCAGGAAAGGCGCTGTGCCACACTCAGGCGCTGCCTGGGGCCTGGGTCAAGGGCCAGTCGGCAGGAGGCTGCCGGAACAACAGTGGCTTCCCCAGCAACCCCAAGTTCTGGCTGCGGGTCTCAGAGCCGAGCGAGGTGTACGTCGCCCTCCTGCAGAGACGCGGGGCGGATGGGGTGGCCCGGGCCCGGGCACCGGTGGGGGACCCCACGAGCTTCCCCAGCAAGGACTACCAGGCCGTGGGCCTGCACGTCTGGAAGGTAAccgccccaggcctggcccccgcccagtgtggggtggggacagggacgGTGCCAGGAGCCCCACATCCTCCTCCGAGCTGTCCTCCTACAGACCCAGCTCCAACCTGAGTCCATGGGACTTGCTCCCCGCCTTGCCCACTGTGGGTCTGGCCAAAGGAAGGGGAGCAGAAGCAGCCATTGGCACAGCTGGCAGGGGGCACCCAGCTGTAGgctttggggtgggaggggctctTCAGTGAGCAGAGGTGTCAGGAGGGCTGCTGAGGACCCGCCCAGGCGGTCACTtcacctcccagcctccctcagtCCCCTCCCTACAAAACCTGGTGGTAATGTTCTGGCCTCGTGGAGCTGTCTGAGGATCACCGTGGAGACACCTGTCCTGCTCTCCCCAGGGGACAGGAGGGTGGCTGGCGCAGGACGACACAGCCTGTCCGCTCACCCAGGCGCTTGGCTTTTAATTTTGTACTTCCTGCCGGGGGCTGACAGCCTGTCCCTGTGGGCGCGTGGCCTACAGCGTGTCCCCTTCAAAGGAAGTCCCTAGCAAGCCTTTCGTCCCACAGTCCCCAGCTTGCATTAGCCACATGCCATTTGGGGCACAACCCTGTCTAGATTTGCCTGTTTGCTCCCAGAGCAGGAGGACTTGCAGGCTCACGTCTGGAATAGAGCCACTGACCCTAGGACAGAGCCTGAGTCCACGGGCATTTTCAGCCAACTCCTGAGAGGCTGAGGGAGACCCGCAGGCATGGGTGCTTTGACAAGGACCCCTCTGCTGGGAGCGGGGTGGGGTCTAGGCTCCGGTCTCTGTGGCTTCTGCATGCCGGCCTCCCTCTGCAGGTGGAGAAGCGGCGGGTCAGCCTGCCCAGGGCCCTGTCGGCGCCCCCCGTGGCTGGCACCGTGTGCCATGCGTACGACCGGGAGGTCCACCTCCGCTGTGAGCTCGCCCCGGGCTACTACCTGGCCGTCCCCAGCACCTTCCTGAAGGATGTGCCGGGGCGGTTTCTGCTCCGGGTCTTCTCCAGCGGGAGAGTCTCCCTCAGGTGAGGGGTGGGCAGGGTCTCGGGCTCAGGAGGGGGAGCGCCTGGGCGGTTTCCGCAGGGTTTATGTGCTCACGCCTGTGACGGGGCCGGATGGTGTGCCAGCCGCCTCCTGTGCTTGTCTCTCCGGGCAGTGCCATCAAGCCGGCGGCCCAGAGCCCTGCCCACCGGGAGGCCTCACCCGCGGGTGAGTGGGAGACTGTGCGGCTGCGGGGCTCCTGGAGAGTCGGCCGGACAGCGGGGGGCAGCCGCAACTTTGCCTCCTACCCCACCAACCCCTGCTTCCCGCTGTCGGTGCCTGAGGGCACAGGCCCCCGCTGTGTCCGCATCACTCTGCGCCAGCACTGCCAGGACAGCAAGTGCCACCCCATCGGCTTCCACGTCTTCCAGGCAGGCTCCCCACGCTCCTGGGGCTCGGGGGCGGTGCGGCaggatggggagaggggtggggggtaggCCCCTCCAGGTCTGTCCGTGTCCTCCGGGCTCAGTGTCTGGGCCAGCTGGGCACAGGCAAGACTCATTTCTAGGTTTTACGGAGTCTGTAGTTCACTGGAGGTCACAGGTCAGCTCAGGCGGCCCCTTGTCCACTTGCCCTGGCTCACAGCAGCTGTGTCCTGAGCTGTCCCCAGAGCTGTGCCTCCAGCCAGGAGTCCCCACTGGGTGCACGGGGAGCAGTTCTCCAGCAGGAGCCTCTCTGAAGTCACGTgaaccccaccctccccagggccCAAGCCTGGGGGTCTGGGATAAAAGACGGCCTGGGCTCGCGGGAACCAGcaggagcggggggggggggggagaggccCGCATTCAGTGAGACAGTCTGGACGGATGCTGCACCTAGTGAGGGTCtttagattagaaagaaaagacagagctGGGGGCGAGGGGCTCAGAGTGAGGCCGCAGTGGGTCAGCAGTGCGGGGCGGCCTGAATCCTGGACAACAGAAGGGAGGGGTGGCTTCCAGGAACTCCACTGGGAAGTGTGACTTATCTCCAGCCCCACGTGGGCGTGAGCCAGGGGACCCAGGGTCCCCCCACCCTGGCCGGGTGGGGCAGGGAGCTCTTACCCCCAGCTGGCAGGAGGTTGTATGGCGGCTGTGCAAGAGCCAGGGAGTCACAGGTGCCACCCAGAGCGCCTTCCCCGGCCTTGGGCTGCTCTTCCCCTCCTGAATTGCAGGCAGGATGCGCTTAGAAGACCTGTAGTAGGAGAAAGGGGAAGAGGTGAAGTGTCAGAGGTCACAGATTCAGATTCCAGGGTGACTGTGTGGCTCCCCTGCTCCTTCTGGGGGCCCCGCTTCAGGATGGGCTGGTGCACCGGCAGGTGCCCTGAGGAGGCATGGCCGGAGGGTGACCCCATGCTGCGCTGTCACCGGGCCCGCGTGGGGGTGGTCACGCCTAGCCTGGGGTAcaggcaggggaggagagggttTTCTCTGACTGGGGAGGTTCTGGACCGTTGGGAGGCAGAGCTGCTGTGCCCCCCAACAGCTGAAGGCAGACTCTGGAGCCTCGCTCAACCCCAGGCCGCCCGCGGGGCACCCCGAACCTTCAAAAAATCATGGGTGTCGGGGCCAGTGAGGTGACTCCCAGGACAGGGCTGGGCAGTGGTGACTCTGGTGTCCCCAGGCGTGGGCACTGGTGTTGCGGCCTCAGTGAATGGTGAGCCCAGCTCTGAAGCCTGGCGCGTATGGCGAGACTACACAGGTTGCCCCGGCGTCCCCAGCCCAGGGAGGGAGcaaggcccagggctgtgaggagggGAGCGTTCACCGCTGGCCCCCAGTCTGAGCCTGTGCCTCCCCCAGGTTCCTGCAGATGGCGGGGGCCTGGGTGCTCCCTCCCTGCTGCTCCAGGAGCCTCTGCTAAGCTGTGTGCCGCACTGCTACACCCAGGAGGTGAGCCGGCTCTGCCACCTGTCTGCGGGGACCTACAGGATTGTGCCCTCCACCTACCTGCCAGACACAGAGGGGGCTTTCACGGTGACCGTGGAGACCAGGATAGACAGGTGGGCTCCGGGTGtgagtgtgtgcgcgtgtgtcCGGGGGGCTGTGATCCTCAGCATCTCCCCGGGCTTCTCTCCCCTCCGCCCCCCACACCCCAGCTCTTCCCTGTCCTGGCAGAGCCCAGGGGCCTGTGGGAGGAGAGTGGCACCGTCTACAGAGTGGGTGGGCCTGGAGTGTGGCCACCCTGCCAGATGACCATGGTGTCCTTCCCCACAGGCGCTCCATTCACAGCCAGGAAATGCTGGGGCAGCTTCTCCAGGAGGTACGTGTGGGGCTGTGTGGAGCCCCTCCCAGCAGCCGCCTTGCAGGCTAGACTGTGCCCCGGGGCACGAGGTGCCCTTGTCTCTCCCCACGAGAGCCCCCAGCAGAGCTTCCCAGGGGTCAAGAAGTGGGGGCTACGGTGACAGCCTCTGGAGGGCAGGAGGGGTGCTGCAGCCCAGGGCGGCACTGCCCAGGCCCCGCCATCTCTCCCGCAGGCCTCCTTCATGGCAGTCATGAAGACCTAACGACAGCCACGCGTGGCAGCTCTGCTGACCAGTGACCCACATGCCAGTGCCGCAGCGGCCGGGCCTGAGCAGGGTGGCAGCGTGAGCTTGGGGTCCCGGTGAAGAGCCCCGTCCTGGAGAGCCGCAGCCCGGGGTCCAGCAGGTGCTGCTGGAAGGGCAAGAAAAGCTCGGGGTGGGCCTGCGCGCCGAGACGCGGAAATTCTCCACGCTGTCGCTCCTTGGCCCCGGAGAGGCCTCACAGCAGACGGAAGTATATTGTGATGGatcttgtttaaaattatttatttgaaacatttttaggACACAACtttataaataaacattagcacTGAGCAGCTTCCATCTGAGTCTGGATTCAGGTAGCTGGGGCCGCGTCAGCCCTCGCCGCGGGGATGGGCGGGGGGCTCCTGCCCGCTGCTCAGACACTGGAGGTGACCAGCTGGCCCGAGTCTCCTCCTGTCTGCACACCCGTCTGCTTCCTGCCACCTGGTCTACCGGCCTGCAGTGCTTGGGCGTGGGGGATGCTGCCACAGGCACCCAGGGGTCTCGAGCTTCCTTGTGGAAGGTACTGGGCACAGGCCTTTGCTCTTGATGTGGCAAGGGACTTCTCGCAGGCCTCCGACCCCTGGTCCCCTGAACCCCTAACCATCTTCTGTGCCGCAGCCCCAGTCTCGGCCCGGTGCGGCTCCTGCCGCCTCTTGCTCCTCCGACCCAGCATCGTGTCGTCACGATTGAGCGTCCTTGCCCCGTGTGACGGCAGAGGTCCTGGGGAAGGCTGCCGGTGTCTGTCCTGCTCCACGCGGGTGAGAGCTGTTCTGACCTCTGACCTAGTCTGTCACGCCCGCACTCCTGTGCCTGAGGCCTGAGTGGTCTGCCCCCCCGGGCTGCCCTCAGTGAGCGGGAGTCGACCTCCAGGAGCCCCTGGTCCTGAGTCAGGTGGAGATGGGATGGGGCCATCACCCCACGCCTTCTGAGCCTCGAGGGGGGCCCTCATCTCCACTCGCCCTTGGCCTTCCTGCCTGGTGTCTCTGACCCCAGGGAGCACGTACCAGCCCCAGTCATGTGCCAGGAGACCAGGAGGGGACGCCATCGCTCTGTGAGCCAGTCCTGCCAAGACTCTACTGTCCACAGCCTGTGTGTGTCCAGCTCTGGTGGGGCCCACAAGGATGCCCAGGGGCCCATGTCAACTCAGAACTCGAATGTCCAGTGGTTCTTGGacatcccctccctctccctgtgcACAGCCATGGAGTAGAGAGCCTAGTGGGGCAGGTAGGTGGGGGGCGTCTGCCAAGCACACTTGCTGTGGGGAGGGTCCTGCCTCTTGGGGCTGGGCCATCTCTTCAATGGGCCCCAGGCCTGGCTGTCTCCACCCTGCAGCTGAGCTGCTCTGCTAGTGACCAGAGGCCTCCTCACACCTGACCTCCAGCTGCCCGCTCTGTGCCCTTGAGCTCCTCCTGTCCGCATACCTCAACACCCCTGTCCCTTCCCCCAGCACCTTCCAACTCAACTCCAAATTGGACTTAAAAATTGGCCAGGACAGGACCACCGCCTGTGCCAAGGGCCACCATCTCCCTGCCATCAGACAGGCCCCTGTGCCAGTAGGCAGCGAGTGACCAGCTCCAAACCCCATACTATCGACTCCTGGACCAGGGTGGTATCCTGCAGAGGCCGACACTGAAACAAATCTGGGGAGCAAGACGCTCGGGGGAGGAGGAGTCTGGCGCAGCGTATCCAGAGCCCCAAGTGGCGCTCAAATGCTGGGTGTTGACACCCTGCACGGCTCAATCTCCCGGGCAGGGACCCCTCAGGCGTCCTTCGAAGAGGCACCAGAGCTTCATGCATGACAGCGATAAAGTGGCTGTCTGCAACCAGGACCAGGGCCTTTGCTAGGAACCAAGCTTGCCAGCGCCTTGACCTTAGACTTCCAGCTTCCCAAATTATGAGAAGTCAATGTCTGCGGTTTCGCCCCCAGCCTGCAGTGTCTGTCCCGGCAGCCGGAA containing:
- the CAPN10 gene encoding calpain-10 isoform X2, whose product is MREPARELFRDAAFPASDSSLFSSFSTPLAQFREEITWRRPQEICATPRLFADNPQEGQVKQGLLGDCWFLCACAALQKSQHLLDQVFPPGQPSWLERTYRGSFTCRVWQFGHWVEVTIDDRLPCLAGRLCFSRCQREDVFWLPLLEKVYAKVHGSYEHLWAGQVADALVDLTGGLAERWNLKDLARTSGHQDRPGATECRTCRQLLGLKDRCLLSCSVLSPRTGSGALGSFHAFIVSDLRELRGQAGQSILLLRIQNPWGRRCWQGPWREGGEGWSQVDAADRSELLSQLQEGEFWVEEEEFLREFDEVTIGYPVTEAGHLQSLYSGKALCHTQALPGAWVKGQSAGGCRNNSGFPSNPKFWLRVSEPSEVYVALLQRRGADGVARARAPVGDPTSFPSKDYQAVGLHVWKVEKRRVSLPRALSAPPVAGTVCHAYDREVHLRCELAPGYYLAVPSTFLKDVPGRFLLRVFSSGRVSLSRLLCLSLRAVPSSRRPRALPTGRPHPRVPADGGGLGAPSLLLQEPLLSCVPHCYTQEVSRLCHLSAGTYRIVPSTYLPDTEGAFTVTVETRIDRRSIHSQEMLGQLLQEASFMAVMKT
- the CAPN10 gene encoding calpain-10 isoform X4 translates to MREPARELFRDAAFPASDSSLFSSFSTPLAQFREEITWRRPQEICATPRLFADNPQEGQVKQGLLGDCWFLCACAALQKSQHLLDQVFPPGQPSWLERTYRGSFTCRVWQFGHWVEVTIDDRLPCLAGRLCFSRCQREDVFWLPLLEKVYAKVHGSYEHLWAGQVADALVDLTGGLAERWNLKDLARTSGHQDRPGATECRTCRQLLGLKDRCLLSCSVLSPRTGSGALGSFHAFIVSDLRELRGQAGQSILLLRIQNPWGRRCWQGPWREGGEGWSQVDAADRSELLSQLQEGEFWVEEEEFLREFDEVTIGYPVTEAGHLQSLYSGKALCHTQALPGAWVKGQSAGGCRNNSGFPSNPKFWLRVSEPSEVYVALLQRRGADGVARARAPVGDPTSFPSKDYQAVGLHVWKVEKRRVSLPRALSAPPVAGTVCHAYDREVHLRCELAPGYYLAVPSTFLKDVPGRFLLRVFSSGRVSLSAIKPAAQSPAHREASPAGEWETVRLRGSWRVGRTAGGSRNFASYPTNPCFPLSVPEGTGPRCVRITLRQHCQDSKCHPIGFHVFQVPADGGGLGAPSLLLQEPLLSCVPHCYTQEVSRLCHLSAGTYRIVPSTYLPDTEGAFTVTVETRIDRRSIHSQEMLGQLLQEASFMAVMKT
- the CAPN10 gene encoding calpain-10 isoform X1: MREPARELFRDAAFPASDSSLFSSFSTPLAQFREEITWRRPQEICATPRLFADNPQEGQVKQGLLGDCWFLCACAALQKSQHLLDQVFPPGQPSWLERTYRGSFTCRVWQFGHWVEVTIDDRLPCLAGRLCFSRCQREDVFWLPLLEKVYAKVHGSYEHLWAGQVADALVDLTGGLAERWNLKDLARTSGHQDRPGATECRTCRQLLGLKDRCLLSCSVLSPRTGSGALGSFHAFIVSDLRELRGQAGQSILLLRIQNPWGRRCWQGPWREGGEGWSQVDAADRSELLSQLQEGEFWVEEEEFLREFDEVTIGYPVTEAGHLQSLYSGKALCHTQALPGAWVKGQSAGGCRNNSGFPSNPKFWLRVSEPSEVYVALLQRRGADGVARARAPVGDPTSFPSKDYQAVGLHVWKVEKRRVSLPRALSAPPVAGTVCHAYDREVHLRCELAPGYYLAVPSTFLKDVPGRFLLRVFSSGRVSLSAIKPAAQSPAHREASPAGSCRWRGPGCSLPAAPGASAKLCAALLHPGGEPALPPVCGDLQDCALHLPARHRGGFHGDRGDQDRQALHSQPGNAGAASPGGLLHGSHEDLTTATRGSSADQ
- the CAPN10 gene encoding calpain-10 isoform X3; amino-acid sequence: MREPARELFRDAAFPASDSSLFSSFSTPLAQFREEITWRRPQEICATPRLFADNPQEGQVKQGLLGDCWFLCACAALQKSQHLLDQVFPPGQPSWLERTYRGSFTCRVWQFGHWVEVTIDDRLPCLAGRLCFSRCQREDVFWLPLLEKVYAKVHGSYEHLWAGQVADALVDLTGGLAERWNLKDLARTSGHQDRPGATECRTCRQLLGLKDRCLLSCSVLSPRTGSGALGSFHAFIVSDLRELRGQAGQSILLLRIQNPWGRRCWQGPWREGGEGWSQVDAADRSELLSQLQEGEFWVEEEEFLREFDEVTIGYPVTEAGHLQSLYSGKALCHTQALPGAWVKGQSAGGCRNNSGFPSNPKFWLRVSEPSEVYVALLQRRGADGVARARAPVGDPTSFPSKDYQAVGLHVWKVEKRRVSLPRALSAPPVAGTVCHAYDREVHLRCELAPGYYLAVPSTFLKDVPGRFLLRVFSSGRVSLSRLLCLSLRAVPSSRRPRALPTGRPHPRVSGRLCGCGAPGESAGQRGAAATLPPTPPTPASRCRCLRAQAPAVSASLCASTARTASATPSASTSSRFLQMAGAWVLPPCCSRSLC
- the CAPN10 gene encoding calpain-10 isoform X5; protein product: MREPARELFRDAAFPASDSSLFSSFSTPLAQFREEITWRRPQEICATPRLFADNPQEGQVKQGLLGDCWFLCACAALQKSQHLLDQGDSASPGARERMCSGFPYWRRSTPSSGALGSFHAFIVSDLRELRGQAGQSILLLRIQNPWGRRCWQGPWREGGEGWSQVDAADRSELLSQLQEGEFWVEEEEFLREFDEVTIGYPVTEAGHLQSLYSGKALCHTQALPGAWVKGQSAGGCRNNSGFPSNPKFWLRVSEPSEVYVALLQRRGADGVARARAPVGDPTSFPSKDYQAVGLHVWKVEKRRVSLPRALSAPPVAGTVCHAYDREVHLRCELAPGYYLAVPSTFLKDVPGRFLLRVFSSGRVSLSAIKPAAQSPAHREASPAGEWETVRLRGSWRVGRTAGGSRNFASYPTNPCFPLSVPEGTGPRCVRITLRQHCQDSKCHPIGFHVFQVPADGGGLGAPSLLLQEPLLSCVPHCYTQEVSRLCHLSAGTYRIVPSTYLPDTEGAFTVTVETRIDRRSIHSQEMLGQLLQEASFMAVMKT